A region of Micropterus dolomieu isolate WLL.071019.BEF.003 ecotype Adirondacks linkage group LG01, ASM2129224v1, whole genome shotgun sequence DNA encodes the following proteins:
- the xirp2a gene encoding xin actin-binding repeat-containing protein 2 → MEIQSGNGEEVASAVSATSGFVSRSPCGLQVEASDEPVHREDLQAAKRIERFDIPLDSLKRMFEKPAVANTEVTNVHTSPSKRVTSSSLTQADPLTDQTMASPKDTSLSEVSAGRSRAGHPEDRAPSAKDQEAEPVSVKERLAMYQAAVSKKEGTTSSSAAIMDESEACSLPGGLASVKRQFENQEFASSSSQSSVTQFHFEQRSVQEMSSSSEVMVRSSARVPTTALSHDQQEVIHDERVHQNNVAASYGNHYNETVMLVGGEDLPKVSTQALKQQYEKTIKESAPAKEIKVDVDFNQFQWAPVNQSSKTSAVTSYDTSSTLKTATASSVAYEMTDHFPPPPSNLLQVQQENVSSQIQEPASQHKQTVHKEQYFKHKSMAELKRLYKHIHPEVRKNLEEDFLSQLTEEEKKNLESQEIMGDVQQACYMFENDGNSPSKCSSPDGEDLEWEEILKGEVQSMRWMFENKPLDTIKDETPDENEMSNIAQQEIIAGKDVKYTAWMFETQPMDALGTDIPDSNAQSQKSTDLARGDVRTATWLFETQPLDCLNKIYIEDEQDADVVTKDISGGDVKTARYLFETQHLDSLGKTETIEESHFLNLKSELEEIKGDVKTTTRMFETQPMCVIRGDSGEMLEITTIRREETAKGDVKTSRWMFETQPLDMINKDPAKVKLICGISMEDNIQGGVNKGTWLFETKTLDTIKDEEWESSRKQKEEIIGADVRKHCLVFETQPMDTLKDNANARPLPSEEIVGGDVRSAKHLFETVPMENLKELLDVGKLKKMVASEEEKGDVRHQKWVFESQPLENIREEKKEITRTVNVEALDKGDVTNYKERFESMDLSKCEGTQKIQVEGVTSGSVKSNRVLFESTPMYAMQDSSGHYHEVRTVRREEIVKGDVRSCRWMFETRPIDEFDESINKFQIIKGISKQEIESGDVKTAKWLFETQQLDAIKSFSNAEDEEQKTKEGIEIEKGDVKTCRWLFETQPIDALYEKVEKSEVDVKEVQKGDVKTCTWLFETQTLDNIRDHTESESETILKTCTVKQEDVQGKDVRLARFLFETENLENITGEDSSSFRRVTEIDIQSGDVSRMKYIFENRSSDIMSSTSEETMQRLKTQQAEDIQRGNVVNCTWMFENQPIDVIRDESTEARETRTVTDVKGGNVDKGRFIFETYSLDQIKEESTESTETNISKLSIFRDDIERGDVKNYTMMFETQPLYAIRDKEGHYHEVTTVTKEEIMRGDVVGARWLFETKPLDSIRDSEEVYVIKAVTEEGVNKGDVSSARWKFETQPLDEITEEIKVRSKTVADIQGGDVKSNMQRFETDEMSQKYIRTVSVSEIQKGDVRSATWMFETHTIDEIRGEGAEYDGMERVTKEEVMKGDVKQSVWLFEKQPLDSIKETDGTELVVTKEEIPQADVKTTTWLFETTPFHEFNESSMEKKEIIGKSIKETLEELYCQKMVDSQGVLIEADEIGDVRMAKYKLMNQEAPQIQKEEIIRGDLSNIMMNLLNRGETTERGITVDKEERGNINTTVKQLFNQERGINVEKEEIIRGDIQEAINNLLKNEGSSKRGILIQEDEKGDVRMTIYSLLNKGERASMEKEDIIQGNVSRTLHRLLSNSGGEDSKKIRVGDTERGNVSFYSTCIESGALDYLKQLQFEPDGAQEEVEKERIIGRDIEETKLLLRKNQQQIGRTVAEDDIVPGDVHSTVKVFMTEPTVGYRNLETKDIVKGDLSAAMDSLTQAINQKVVIEKEAVVKGDITTTLRSLEEAQHQAKEMEKPEIVRGDIRGALESLEKSTTTNTEATVEDLVPGDIKGTLKSLEEAKQAVKEVEKEEIVKGDIHTAMQSLHEASSEKKIYQHQVSEQGDVKATIQLLLEPTSSPRMQRRGSIEGDVKTSIKCLYEGQETSLVEKEEVVRGDVQGAIQCLMQRKQYSNPKRMYTHKKAKVPVKNPLTVKQTGHECIHEAKHESVAGIPAPAVKNLSQSGESQKHTQRHNESKSVKTQVITQEDHSVTVAKSDNTTGASQQKSIKEQKQKALPPQKIQAPKPIMIKNKQMTNNDQTETKTAGVNVMKEVQSTSQTNISNKQMCETKTIKQVQTTVMEKTVMHKQNATVSQQMSASQKQTENTALTQKQNIKNMKSEYRNLDMRGKGAVKKAKPEIHFPPPPSSPPPPSESELSLPPPPSPVLESPASKPSIMRQDSDLPPPPPPPPMECIKPESEFFPPPPPPPPPPSVAGQDFLPPPPSQQELNAMPQPPPAKLGKPIGKPLFKVPKQPESQKQPIQVKPKWQKKQPTPPPPPPPPQLPPDQETTVSTDRKEEAKVQEVKRETTQQIETSNQIQSELTAASKTKISSIPAPKPIQKESPQPPKKVFVPPIKLPPPPEPAPPSKSRPYARKFKTPLMLAEERFRQQRMEKEEIERSKVTTPTSPPINIPSSAVSAELSAAQNIEKEVVTEVIKAKTEESKTVSKEGISVQDSPAKKTHSHIPLSKPLISVVNKKSAPGSSSMSLDKKHVASKHSSEKILASTDVNKKSQTAPTNQTVIVSQFHGEASNIEVQSCSNVVTTSVTEQQQFIKKSSTRSIAATQSAVQENVNLQSQAAVTLKAEDIKNINVPPTQEGKISPSQPTKIPKVTPSFKVKTFKMPTEKKEEKCGSLGQKEAMKGEMHLQQEKCDVSQTSETKVNQESNQLTSAKTEMKTKMNVNEKKSQVTPPTKEAEAEVHGKKGKQVQKNESEVKLSPSVTVLMPKVGKITSAATHHGQGHVSVSHSQQCMKAEHIQRHEEVVVTESVVHQSLQRQEDVQMQKQHIKLQAEETNKMQTKAAKSNGVLKDVSVKGTGKMAHKDEANSQQITDLEKCNAMQKLLTQIKELEGTPSKIDPNAVRMIISELPDWVMGSDERKNLSEIAKHQNKKKLKELMVYVKNIVQAKLTFFEEKLTAIVKPEKEEESSAPPPVPPKPVFSGATAKISKISIGSSKTEKKVVEEKKSLQEGKVHQERSEVVDRKVSSPLASIRTPSPTFISIESRRIDSPIRVTPSPPPYKSIGTPPPPPRKSYTPTSTFSRATPSPTLSRSEKLMKLRDNPSKLSRNTTPPPPMPIPEVLAAEREQSSPFSDKETLIERNEQGLVDIAEMVDSMMTVKDKKSFFEEAQKAELTRAYIRRDPIDIPERLGPDTEEGTEAVTIDLLKEDLPRVDLSKLVNRFESPQPKAYARKDPIVITERLESDTEDAEADPHTPRTEEIPTFNVKAIKDVFETGEHSSQAARELREQIERREPESAYSEPVGHSEATAVTEQFCSIDDFGNITRETRSEMHSGSSLTRGNPPSYADVVRGSVPTVDVPPEASTEELLRNFQQSWAESQGVFRNLGFSVTEQRTSQIVTHQQETVVTENSSSRVRTVQGVSEEGVPHGIADCRQTKLP, encoded by the exons GAGATGTCAAGCTCCTCAGAGGTGATGGTGAGAAGCAGTGCCAGAGTCCCCACCACAGCCCTTTCTCACGATCAACAAGAG GTGATCCATGATGAAAGAGTCCACCAAAACAATGTGGCCGCCAGTTACGGGAACCATTACAATGAAACAG TTATGCTCGTCGGAGGAGAGGACCTACCAAAGGTTTCCACTCAGGCTTTGAAGCAGCAGTATGAAAAAACGATTAAGGAATCTGCACCAGCCAAGGAAATTAAG GTTGATGTGGATTTCAACCAGTTTCAATGGGCACCAGTAAATCAGTCCTCCAAAACTTCAGCCGTGACAAGCTACGACACCTCCTCCACCTTAAAGACTGCCACTGCCTCATCAGTGGCTTATGAGATGACAGACCATTTCCCTCCGCCGCCCTCGAACCTGCTGCAGGTACAACAGGAAAACGTCTCTTCCCAGATTCAGGAGCCAGCCTCCCAGCATAAGCAAACTGTTCATAAGGAGCAGTACTTTAAACACAAGAGTATGGCTGAACTAAAGCGCCTCTACAAGCACATTCATCCAGAGGTCCGAAAAAACCTTGAAGAGGACTTCTTGAGTCAGCTtactgaagaagaaaagaagaacttGGAAAGTCAGGAAATAATGGGAGATGTCCAACAGGCATGTTATATGTTTGAAAATGACGGCAATAGCCCAAGTAAGTGTTCGAGCCCTGATGGAGAGGACCTAGAATGGGAGGAGATCCTTAAAGGTGAAGTGCAGTCTATGCGCTGGATGTTCGAAAACAAGCCGCTAGATACGATCAAAGATGAAACCCCAGATGAGAACGAGATGAGCAATATTGCCCAGCAGGAAATCATTGCTGGCAAAGATGTCAAATACACAGCTTGGATGTTTGAGACTCAGCCCATGGATGCTCTGGGTACAGACATTCCTGATTCGAATGCGCAGTCCCAAAAATCTACCGATCTTGCAAGAGGAGATGTCCGCACTGCTACGTGGCTTTTTGAGACACAGCCACTTGATTGTCTGAATAAGATCTACATAGAAGACGAGCAGGATGCAGATGTCGTCACCAAAGACATCAGCGGCGGAGATGTGAAAACCGCTCGATATCTTTTTGAGACCCAGCATCTGGATTCCTTGGGTAAAACGGAAACCATTGAGGAGAGCCACTTCCTCAACTTGAAGTCCGAGCTGGAAGAGATCAAAGGGGATGTGAAGACAACCACTCGCATGTTTGAGACCCAGCCCATGTGTGTCATCAGGGGGGATTCGGGAGAGATGCTGGAGATCACCACAATCCGCAGGGAGGAGACTGCAAAAGGAGATGTCAAGACATCACGCTGGATGTTTGAAACCCAGCCTCTGGATATGATAAACAAAGACCCTGCGAAGGTGAAGCTGATATGTGGTATTTCCATGGAGGACAACATTCAAGGTGGCGTGAACAAAGGTACATGGCTTTTTGAGACAAAGACTCTTGACACTATTAAGGATGAGGAATGGGAGAGctccaggaagcagaaggaagAAATaattggtgcagatgtgaggaAACACTGTTTGGTTTTTGAGACTCAGCCTATGGATACTCTGAAAGACAACGCCAATGCCAGACCTTTACCTTCAGAGGAGATTGTAGGAGGTGATGTTCGATcagcaaaacatctgtttgaaACAGTACCCATGGAAAATCTAAAAGAACTGCTCGATGTGGGAAAACTTAAGAAAATGGTTGCATCTGAAGAAGAAAAGGGTGACGTGAGGCATCAGAAGTGGGTCTTTGAAAGCCAACCATTGGAGAATATaagggaggagaagaaggagatcACAAGAACTGTGAACGTTGAAGCTCTTGACAAAGGAGACGTGACAAACTACAAAGAAAGGTTTGAAAGTATGGATTTAAGTAAGTGTGAAGGAACACAGAAGATTCAAGTTGAAGGTGTCACAAGTGGATCCGTCAAATCCAACCGAGTTCTTTTTGAATCCACCCCTATGTATGCTATGCAAGACAGCTCTGGCCATTATCATGAGGTGAGGACCGTTAGGCGTGAGGAGATTGTGAAGGGAGACGTGCGCAGCTGCAGATGGATGTTTGAGACACGTCCTATTGATGAGTTTGATGAAAGCATCAATAAGTTTCAGATCATAAAAGGTATATCCAAACAGGAGATTGAGTCAGGGGATGTCAAAACAGCCAAGTGGTTGTTTGAAACTCAACAGCTTGATGCCATTAAATCTTTCAGTAATGCTGAAGATGAAGAACAAAAAACTAAGGAAGGTATTGAAATTGAGAAAGGGGACGTTAAGACTTGTAGGTGGCTATTTGAGACTCAACCGATAGATGCTCTGTATGAAAAGGTGGAAAAGAGCGAGGTTGACGTTAAGGAAGTGCAAAAAGGTGACGTCAAAACGTGCACTTGGCTCTTTGAGACCCAGACACTTGACAACATACGGGATCATACAGAGTCTGAGTCCGAGACCATTCTGAAAACCTGCACTGTAAAGCAAGAGGACGTCCAAGGAAAAGATGTGCGGCTGGCCCGCTTCCTCTTTGAAACAGAGAACCTTGAAAATATAACAGGTGAGGACAGCAGTTCTTTCAGGAGGGTTACAGAAATCGACATACAGTCTGGCGATGTTTCCAGGATGAAGTACATCTTTGAGAACCGTTCCTCTGATATTATGAGCTCCACATCTGAGGAAACAATGCAGAGATTGAAGACACAGCAGGCTGAGGATATCCAGCGGGGAAACGTGGTCAACTGTACCTGGATGTTTGAGAATCAGCCGATCGATGTCATCCGTGACGAGTCCACAGAGGCGAGGGAAACTCGCACTGTGACGGACGTTAAGGGGGGCAACGTTGACAAAGGCCGCTTCATTTTTGAGACATATTCTCTGGATCAAATTAAAGAGGAATCCACTGAATCCACTGAGACTAATATTTCAAAACTCAGTATCTTTAGAGATGACATAGAAAGGGGAGATGTGAAAAATTACACCATGATGTTTGAAACTCAGCCGCTGTACGCTATCCGTGACAAAGAGGGTCATTACCATGAAGTAACTACAGTTACCAAGGAAGAAATTATGAGAGGAGATGTGGTGGGGGCCCGATGGTTGTTCGAGACAAAGCCTCTGGATTCAATTAGAGATTCAGAGGAGGTCTATGTCATTAAAGCTGTGACTGAGGAAGGCGTCAACAAAGGAGACGTGAGCTCTGCGAGGTGGAAGTTTGAAACGCAACCTCTGGATGAAATTACAGAGGAAATAAAAGTAAGGTCGAAAACAGTTGCAGATATCCAAGGCGGTGATGTGAAGTCAAACATGCAGCGTTTTGAGACTGACGAGATGTCTCAAAAGTACATCAGAACTGTTAGCGTGAGCGAAATCCAAAAAGGCGATGTCAGGTCTGCCACATGGATGTTTGAAACGCACACAATTGATGAGATCCGCGGCGAAGGCGCAGAGTATGATGGAATGGAGAGAGTGACAAAAGAAGAAGTAATGAAAGGGGATGTCAAACAGTCTGTGTGGCTCTTTGAGAAGCAGCCCCTTGACAGTATCAAAGAGACTGATGGCACAGAGCTTGTTGTCACGAAGGAGGAAATCCCACAGGCCGATGTGAAGACGACAACCTGGCTATTTGAAACCACTCCATTCCATGAATTCAACGAGAGCAGcatggaaaagaaagaaataatagGTAAAAGCATCAAAGAGACACTTGAGGAGCTTtactgtcagaaaatggtggACTCACAAGGTGTACTTATTGAGGCAGATGAGATCGGTGATGTCCGCATGGCAAAGTATAAACTCATGAACCAAGAGGCTCCACAAATCCAAAAAGAAGAGATTATCAGAGGGGATCTGAGCAACATAATGATGAACCTCCTGAACCGCGGGGAGACCACTGAAAGAGGGATAACTGTTGACAAGGAGGAACGGGGGAACATCAACACCACAGTGAAGCAGCTGTTCAACCAGGAAAGAGGAATCAACGTTGAGAAAGAGGAAATTATCCGCGGCGACATTCAAGAGGCCATAAACAATCTGCTCAAGAACGAGGGCTCCTCCAAGCGTGGCATTCTGATTCAAGAGGATGAGAAAGGGGACGTGAGGATGACTATCTATTCCCTCTTGAATAAAGGGGAGAGGGCAAGCATGGAGAAGGAGGATATCATTCAAGGCAACGTAAGCAGAACCCTTCATCGTCTTCTCTCCAACTCAGGAGGAGAAGACTCTAAAAAGATAAGGGTCGGAGACACGGAAAGGGGAAATGTCAGCTTTTACTCCACGTGTATTGAGTCGGGAGCCTTGGATTACCTGAAGCAGCTTCAGTTTGAACCCGATGGAGCCCAGGAAGAGGTGGAAAAGGAGCGCATCATAGGTCGTGATATTGAAGAGACCAAACTCTTGCTGCGGAAGAATCAGCAGCAGATTGGTCGCACAGTGGCAGAGGATGATATAGTTCCTGGTGACGTACACAGCACTGTTAAAGTGTTTATGACAGAGCCTACTGTTGGTTACAGAAACCTAGAGACAAAGGACATTGTTAAAGGTGACCTTAGTGCAGCCATGGATTCACTGACCCAAGCCATCAATCAGAAAGTAGTAATAGAGAAAGAGGCGGTGGTGAAGGGAGACATAACCACTACTTTGAGGTCTCTGGAGGAGGCTCAGCATCAAGCCAAAGAAATGGAAAAGCCAGAAATTGTCAGGGGAGACATCAGAGGTGCTCTCGAGTCACTGGAGAAATCTACAACCACCAATACGGAAGCAACTGTTGAAGATTTAGTGCCAGGTGACATCAAAGGGACCCTGAAGTCCCTCGAGGAGGCAAAGCAAGCTGTGAAAGAGGTTGAGAAAGAGGAGATTGTCAAAGGAGATATCCACACTGCCATGCAAAGTTTACACGAGGCCTCGAGTGAGAAAAAGATTTACCAGCATCAAGTGAGCGAACAAGGGGACGTTAAAGCCACTATCCAGCTCTTGCTAGAGCCAACAAGTTCTCCCAGAATGCAGCGCAGGGGCAGCATTGAAGGAGATGTGAAAACATCCATAAAATGTCTTTATGAAGGCCAGGAGACTTCACTGGTGGAAAAAGAGGAGGTAGTAAGAGGGGACGTTCAAGGGGCAATACAGTGTCTAATGCAAAGAAAACAGTATTCAAATCCAAAACGCATGTATACCCACAAGAAAGCAAAAGTGCCTGTGAAAAATCCATTAACTGTAAAGCAAACGGGGCATGAATGCATACATGAAGCTAAGCATGAGAGCGTAGCAGGCATTCCAGCCCCCGCTGTGAAAAACCTCTCTCAGAGCGGTGAGTCACAGAAGCACACGCAGAGGCACAACGAAAGCAAATCTGTGAAAACACAGGTAATAACCCAAGAGGACCACTCTGTTACTGTAGCCAAATCAGACAATACTACTGGGGCCTCTCAACAGAAGAGCATAAAAGAACAGAAGCAGAAAGCGCTGCCCCCACAGAAAATACAAGCTCCTAAGCCGATTATGataaagaataaacaaatgactAATAATGATCAAACAGAGACTAAAACAGCTGGTGTGAATGTGATGAAAGAGGTGCAGAGCACATCACAGACGAATATTTCAAACAAGCAAATGTGTGAAACAAAGACAATCAAACAGGTGCAGACCACAGTGATGGAGAAAACTGTCATGCATAAGCAAAATGCAACGGTATCACAGCAAATGTCAGCATCTCAAAAGCAAACAGAGAATACGGCTCTCACACAAAAGCAGAACATCAAAAACATGAAGAGTGAATACCGCAACCTTGACATGAGAGGGAAAGGTGCGGTCAAAAAGGCGAAGCCGGAGATTCActtcccccctcctccctcttcacCACCTCCTCCCTCAGAGTCTGagctctccctccctccaccgCCATCGCCAGTGCTGGAGAGCCCAGCATCCAAGCCTTCCATCATGAGGCAGGACAGCGACCtcccccctccaccacctccgCCTCCCATGGAATGCATAAAGCCTGAGTCTGAATTTTTCCcgcctccaccacctcctccgcCTCCACCCTCTGTGGCTGGACAAGAttttcttcctccacctccctcacaGCAAGAGCTCAATGCAATGCCTCAGCCTCCCCCTGCCAAGCTGGGGAAACCCATCGGCAAGCCTTTATTCAAAGTGCCCAAGCAGCCAGAATCTCAGAAGCAGCCCATACAAGTTAAACCCAAATGGCAGAAAAAGCAGCCAACTCCTCCACCGCCTCCACCTCCGCCTCAGCTCCCTCCTGATCAAGAAACAACAGTGTCAACAGACCGTAAAGAAGAAGCTAAAGTTCAGGAAGTGAAAAGGGAAACAACCCAACAGATTGAAACGAGCAACCAGATTCAGTCTGAATTAACAGCAGcgtcaaaaacaaaaatatcaagCATCCCAGCTCCGAAACCAATACAAAAAGAAAGCCCACAGCCACCTAAAAAAGTGTTTGTCCCTCCGATTAAACTGCCTCCACCTCCTGAACCCGCTCCACCGTCAAAGTCTAGACCTTATGCACGCAAATTTAAAACTCCTCTCATGCTTGCAGAGGAAAGGTTTCGCCAACAAAGGATGGAAAAAGAGGAAATAGAGAGGAGTAAAGTCACCACACCCACTTCTCCACCAATTAATATACCGTCCTCTGCTGTCAGTGCTGAGCTTTCTGCAGCACAGAACATTGAGAAAGAAGTGGTCACAGAAGTGATAAAAGCAAAGACCGAAGAATCTAAGACTGTTTCCAAAGAAGGTATATCGGTACAAGATTCACCTGCCAAGAAAACCCATTCCCATATCCCTTTGAGCAAGCCCTTGATCTCAGTGGTAAATAAGAAATCAGCCCCTGGATCTTCAAGTATGTCTTTAGATAAAAAGCATGTTGCGAGCAAGCACTCCTCAGAAAAAATACTTGCCTCAACTGATGTCAATAAAAAGAGTCAAACAGCACCTACGAATCAGACTGTTATTGTTTCTCAGTTTCATGGTGAGGCCTCAAATATTGAAGTCCAGTCATGCTCAAATGTGGTCACTACTTCAGTCACGGAGCAGCAGCAGTTTATTAAGAAATCCAGCACCAGGTCTATCGCTGCCACACAGAGTGCTGTCCAAGAAAATGTAAATCTTCAAAGCCAGGCTGCGGTCACATTGAAAGCTGAAGATATAAAGAATATTAATGTGCCTCCGACACAGGAAGGGAAAATAAGTCCTTCTCAACCCACTAAAATTCCAAAGGTAACTCCAAGTTTCAAGGTGAAAACCTTTAAGATGccaacagagaagaaagaggaaaaatgtgGCAGTTTGGGACAAAAGGAAGCAATGAAAGGTGAAATGCATTTACAGCAAGAGAAATGTGATGTGTCACAGACAAGTGAAACAAAGGTGAATCAGGAAAGCAACCAGCTGACGTCAGCTAAAACTGAGATGAAAACCAAAATGAACGTGAATGAGAAGAAAAGTCAGGTGACCCCACCTACAAAGGAAGCTGAAGCGGAAGTTCACGGGAAAAAAGGAAAGCAGGTGCAAAAGAATGAGAGCGAAGTAAAGCTGTCGCCATCCGTTACTGTTTTAATGCCTAAGGTGGGGAAGATAACATCTGCAGCAACTCATCACGGACAAGGCCATGTATCTGTCTCCCACAGTCAGCAGTGCATGAAGGCGGAGCACATTCAAAGACACGAGGAGGTGGTTGTAACTGAGAGTGTGGTACACCAAAGCCTTCAGAGGCAAGAGGATGTACAGATGCAAAAGCAGCACATAAAGCTACAAgcagaagaaacaaataaaatgcagacAAAGGCAGCCAAGTCAAATGGTGTCTTGAAGGACGTGTCTGTGAAAGGGACAGGCAAAATGGCCCATAAAGACGAGGCTAATTCACAGCAAATCACAGATTTAGAGAAATGTAATGCAATGCAGAAGCTGCTCACTCAGATAAAAGAGCTTGAGGGCACACCAAGCAAAATAGACCCCAACGCTGTCAGGATGATTATAAGCGAACTCCCCGACTGGGTGATGGGCTCGGATGAGAGAAAGAATTTAAGTGAAATTGCTAAACACCAAAATAAGAAAAAGTTGAAAGAGTTGATGGTCTATGTGAAAAATATTGTTCAAGCAAAGCTCACATTTTTTGAGGAAAAGTTGACAGCCATAGTAAAGCcggaaaaagaagaagaatcatCGGCGCCACCGCCGGTGCCTCCAAAGCCAGTGTTCAGTGGAGCAACTGCAAAGATATCAAAGATCAGCATCGGCTCATCAAAAACTGAAAAGAAGGTGGTGGAGGAGAAAAAGTCACTTCAAGAGGGCAAAGTGCATCAGGAGCGGAGTGAGGTGGTTGATCGGAAAGTATCCTCCCCTTTGGCAAGCATCCGCACTCCGTCACCCACTTTTATTAGTATTGAGTCAAGGAGGATAGACTCTCCAATCAGAGTGACCCCTTCTCCTCCGCCCTACAAATCAATCGGGAcacctccgcctcctcctcgcAAGTCATACACACCCACATCTACCTTCAGCAGGGCCACGCCGTCTCCCACCCTGAGCCGCTCCGAGAAGTTGATGAAACTGAGGGACAACCCCTCGAAGCTTTCTCGCAACACTACCCCTCCACCTCCCATGCCGATACCAGAGGTTCTTGCTGCTGAAAGGGAGCAATCATCCCCATTTAGCGACAAGGAGACGCTCATAGAGAGAAATGAGCAAGGGTTGGTGGATATCGCAGAAATGGTGGACTCTATGATGACTGTAAAGGACAAAAAGTCTTTTTTTGAGGAGGCGCAGAAGGCTGAGTTAACAAGGGCGTACATTCGGAGGGATCCCATCGATATCCCTGAGCGTTTGGGACCCGATACCGAGGAAGGCACAGAGGCTGTGACTATTGACCTTCTGAAAGAGGATCTCCCAAGAGTTGACCTGTCCAAGCTGGTAAACAGATTTGAATCTCCACAACCAAAAGCCTACGCCAGAAAAGATCCCATTGTCATCACAGAGAGGCTGGAGAGTGATACAGAGGATGCAGAGGCTGACCCACATACCCCAAGAACTGAAGAAATCCCGACATTCAACGTTAAAGCCATAAAGGATGTGTTTGAGACAGGAGAGCATAGTTCTCAGGCAGCCCGAGAGCTTAGAGAACAAATAGAAAGAAGAGAACCTGAATCAGCCTATTCTGAGCCGGTGGGCCACTCTGAAGCGACAGCAGTCACCGAGCAATTCTGCAGCATTGACGACTTTGGAAACATCACAAGGGAGACAAGGAGTGAGATGCATTCTGGGAGCTCCTTGACCCGTGGTAACCCTCCATCCTACGCTGATGTGGTGAGAGGCTCGGTTCCAACAGTTGACGTACCCCCTGAGGCCTCCACGGAGGAGCTGCTGAGAAACTTCCAGCAGTCATGGGCCGAGAGCCAGGGAGTTTTCCGGAACCTGGGTTTCAGTGTCACAGAGCAGAGGACTTCGCAGATTGTAACGCACCAGCAGGAGACTGTTGTGACGG AAAATTCGAGTTCCAGAGTCCGAACTGTGCAGGGTGTGTCGGAAGAGGGTGTACCCCATGGAATCGCTGAttgcagacaaacaaaacttCCATAA